The Lepidochelys kempii isolate rLepKem1 chromosome 5, rLepKem1.hap2, whole genome shotgun sequence genome window below encodes:
- the FAM169A gene encoding soluble lamin-associated protein of 75 kDa isoform X4, whose protein sequence is MWGSGESRVLVSCQQHQTVALYLADQWWAVNDIVRTSIPSREGLQQVKTLGERVVLYVLNRIIYRKQEIERNEIPFLCHSSNDYAKILWKKGEAIGFYSVKPAGSLCSSYLTQSYQLPVLDTMFVRKRHRGKDFGLMMLEDFVDSFTEDTLGLRYPLSSFIYTACKQYFEKYPGDHDLLWEVEGAGHWFQRTPITSVLQRETLKTTGASQKENNSSQTEECFLPSAMESETGSEQSTEIETQLRVDSQKGKDIFDAHASTSEELDVTPVSTRTRSSQLKRPRIGKRSQESETEIPSGEDENLLWISGSRLEPVAHTSESSEELVEETEENVVENEEETVAENEDQSVLETQELCTSPPEKQDEKEETESEPLNGELTEKTIKPSLMTEEETASEILDGESKLQSDNPEEESLTLFVPLILDSSAKSSEDTASDKVMNTTDSEILTEESISMEKEGIEEEQQTAQRKKSSDESTDTVASVPKEEPSDNGLSNSVVTEALEESVSENVSPNASSSLEEQSEEAGHDSQETPVVLGQSSLIVVELEDVSFQQHSEGQKNQSEEQYEESSEQMDQYTQTAAERVADSSSEETEIEVPIVDRRNLRRKAKGYKGPPKKKGKPA, encoded by the exons GTGAAGACTCTTGGAGAGAGGGTGGTTCTGTATGTTCTGAATCGAATTATTTATCGCAAACAAGAAATTGAGCGAAATGAGATCCCCTTCCTCTGTCACAGCAGCAATGACTATGCTAAGATTCTGTGGAAAAAAGGAGAGGCCATTGGGTTCTATTCTGTTAAACCTGCag GAAGCCTATGTAGCTCCTATCTTACCCAAAGTTATCAGCTTCCAGTGCTGGACACAATGTTTGTGAGAAAGAGACATCGTGGGAAAGATTTTGGGTTAATGATGTTGGAGGATTTTGTGGATTCCTTCACTGAAGACACACTTGGTCTTCGCTACCCACTGTCATCTTTCATATATACAG CTTGTAAGCAGTATTTTGAAAAGTACCCAGGGGATCATGATCTTCTATGGGAAGTTGAAGGAGCAGGACACTGGTTCCAGAGAACACCTATTACCAGTGTATTGCAGAGAGAAACACTCAAAACTACAG GAGcctctcaaaaagaaaacaacagtTCCCAGACTGAGGAGTGTTTTCTGCCGTCTGCAATGGAATCTGAAACAGGAAGTGAACAAAGCACAGAGATTGAAACGCAGCTAAGG GTTGATTCTCAAAAAGGCAAAGACATCTTTGATGCCCATGCAAGCACTTCTGAAG AGCTTGATGTTACACCCGTTTCTACTCGAACACGAAGCAGTCAGTTAAAACGTCCCAGGATAGGAAAGAGGAGCCAGGAATCTGAAACTGAAATTCCTTCAGGAGAGGATGAAAACCTTCTTTGGATATCAGGAAGCAG GTTGGAACCTGTAGCACATACATCTGAAAGCTCAGAAGAGTTAGTagaagaaactgaagaaaatgtaGTTGAAAATGAAGAGGAAACAGTAGCTGAAAATGAGGACCAGTCAGTATTGGAAACACAAGAGTTATGTACATCACCACCTGAAAAACAAGATGAGAAAGAG GAAACTGAATCAGAGCCACTCAATGGTGAGCTAACAGAAAAGACTATCAAACCATCTCTCATGACTGAAGAGGAAACAGCTAGTGAAATACTAGATGGTGAATCAAAATTACAGTCTGACAATCCCGAAGAAGAATCTTTAACTCTGTTTGTTCCGTTAATTCTTGACTCTTCAGCAAAATCTTCTGAAGACACTGCATCAGATAAG GTTATGAACACTACTGATTCAGAAATACTGACGGAGGAAAGTATATCTATGGAAAAAGAGGGCATTGAAGAGGAGCAGCAAACAGCGCAAAGGAAGAAATCATCTGATGAAAGTACAGATACTGTAGCTTCAGTGCCAAAAGAAGAACCATCCGATAATGGCCTTTCAAACTCTGTGGTAACTGAAGCACTAGAAGAATCAGTTTCTGAAAATGTGTCGCCCAACGCATCTTCTTCCTTGGAGGAGCAAAGTGAGGAAGCAGGGCATGATTCACAAGAAACCCCTGTTGTCCTTGGTCAGAGTTCTTTGATAGTGGTTGAACTTGAGGATGTGTCGTTCCAGCAACATTCAGAAGGACAAAAGAACCAATCAGAAGAGCAGTATGAGGAGTCTTCTGAACAGATGGATCAATACAcgcagacagcagcagagagagtTGCTGACAGCAGCTCAGAAGAAACAGAAATTGAGGTACCAATAGTAGATCGGAGGAACTTACGAAGAAAGGCCAAAGGATACAAAGGACCACCCAAGAAGAAAGGAAAGCCAGCTTAA
- the NSA2 gene encoding ribosome biogenesis protein NSA2 homolog, whose protein sequence is MPQNDYIELHRKRYGYRLDYHEKKRKKEGREAHERSKKAKKLIGLKAKLYHKQRHAEKIQMKKTIKMHEKRNTKQKNDEKTPEGAVPAYLLDREGQSRAKVLSNMIKQKRKEKAGKWEVPVPKVRAQGETEVLKVIRTGKRKKKAWKRMVTKVCFVGDGFTRKPPKYERFIRPMGLRFKKAHVTHPELKATFCLPILGVKKNPSSPLYTTLGVITKGTVIEVNVSELGLVTQGGKVIWGKYAQVTNNPENDGCINAVLLV, encoded by the exons Atg CCACAGAATGATTACATAGAGTTACACCGCAAGCGATATGGTTATCGCTTGGATTACCatgagaagaagaggaagaaggagGGCCGTGAGGCTCATGAACGGTCAAAGAAGGCCAAGAAATTGATTGGGTTGAAGGCCAAACTCTACCATAAGCAGCGCCATGCTGAGAAGATACAAATGAAAAAGAC cATTAAGATGCACGAAAAGAGAAACACCAAGCAAAAGAATGATGAGAAAACCCCAGAAGGAGCTGTACCAGCATACTTGCTGGATAGAGAGGGCCAGTCCCGGGCTAAAGTTCTCTCCAACATGATCAAACAGAAACGAAAAGAAAAAGCT GGGAAATGGGAAGTTCCTGTGCCAAAAGTCCGTGCACAAGGAGAAACAGAAGTTTTAAAGGTGATTCGTAcgggaaagagaaagaagaaggcCTGGAAGAGGATGGTTACCAAAGTCTGCTTTGTTGGGGATGGCTTTACTCGAAAACCTCCTAAATATGAACGATTTATTCGACCAATG GGCTTACGTTTCAAGAAGGCTCATGTAACACATCCTGAACTTAAAGCTACTTTTTGTCTACCGATACTTGGTGTAAAAAAGAATCCCTCTTCCCCTCTGTACACAACATTGGGTGTAATTACCAAAGGTACTGTCATTGAGGTGAATGTGAGTGAGCTTGGCCTTGTGACACAAGGGGGCAAAGTTATCTGGG ggaAATATGCACAGGTAACCAACAATCCAGAAAATGATGGCTGTATTAATGCAGTCCTGCTTGTTTGA